A section of the Bacillus pumilus genome encodes:
- the pyc gene encoding pyruvate carboxylase, whose amino-acid sequence MSQRTIQKVLVANRGEIAIRVFRACTELNLRTVAIYSKEDSGSYHRYKADEAYLVGEGKKPIDAYLDIEGIIEIAKRNDVDAIHPGYGFLSENIHFARRCEEEGIQFIGPTSQHLDMFGDKVKAREEAKKAGIPVIPGSDGPVDSVKEVEKFGEEYGYPFIIKASLGGGGRGMRIVRTKEELKEAYDRAKSEAKAAFGNDEVYVEKLIENPKHIEVQVIGDNHGNIIHLYERDCSVQRRHQKVIEVAPSVSLTDQLREDICEAAVQLARNVSYINAGTVEFLVANGEFYFIEVNPRVQVEHTITEMITGVDIVQTQILVAKGHDLHSKEVGIPKQEDIFTHGFAIQSRVTTEDPLNDFMPDTGKIMAYRSGGGFGVRLDTGNSFQGAVITPYYDSLLVKLSTWALTFDQAAAKMVRNLQEFRIRGIKTNIPFLENVAKHEKFLKGEYDTSFIDSTPELFNFPKQKDRGTKMLTYIGNVTINGFPGIAEKKKPHFDKPVVPKLPLKREIPSGTKQLLDAHGPEGLANWVKEQKNVLLTDTTFRDAHQSLLATRLRTHDLKKVAQPTAGLWPELFSMEMWGGATFDVAYRFLKEDPWQRLKELRQEVPNTLFQMLLRSSNAVGYTNYADNVIKAFVKESAEAGIDVFRIFDSLNWVKGMTLAIDSVRESGKVAEAAICYTGDILDPSRPKYDLKYYVSLAKELESAGAHILGIKDMAGLLKPQAAYELVSALKDELTIPIHLHTHDTSGNGLFTYARAIDAGVDIVDVAVSSMAGLTSQPSASSLYYALDGHERKPDMNVQSVEHLSQYWDSVRKYYREFESGMNSPHTEIYEHEMPGGQYSNLQQQAKGVGLGDRWNEVKEMYRRVNDMFGDIVKVTPSSKVVGDMALYMVQNDLTEEDVYEKGATLDFPDSVVELFKGYLGQPHGGFPEKLQKLILKGEEPLTVRPGEKLKLVDFEAIQQQFKESHDLTLTEQDAIAYALYPKVFSEFVQTAESYGDISVLDTPTFFYGMRLGEEIEVEIEKGKTLIVKLVSIGEPNPDATRVLYFELNGQPREVVIKDESIKSSVQEKMKADRSNPNHIAASMPGTVIKVLVEKGQKISQGEHLMINEAMKMETTVQAPFTAVVDEIHVTNGEPIQTGDLLIVLKPE is encoded by the coding sequence ATGTCACAGAGAACAATTCAAAAGGTTCTAGTTGCAAACAGAGGGGAAATTGCTATCAGAGTCTTCAGGGCCTGTACGGAGCTCAATTTACGTACAGTAGCCATTTATTCCAAAGAAGACTCGGGCTCTTATCATCGCTATAAAGCAGATGAAGCATATCTAGTTGGAGAAGGAAAAAAACCGATTGATGCCTACCTTGATATCGAGGGGATCATCGAAATTGCAAAACGAAATGACGTGGATGCAATCCATCCAGGTTACGGATTTTTATCTGAAAATATTCATTTTGCAAGACGATGCGAAGAGGAAGGCATTCAATTTATCGGTCCAACTTCTCAGCATTTAGATATGTTTGGAGATAAAGTAAAGGCAAGAGAAGAAGCGAAAAAAGCGGGAATTCCAGTCATTCCAGGAAGTGACGGACCAGTTGATTCGGTCAAAGAAGTCGAAAAATTCGGTGAAGAATACGGTTATCCGTTTATTATTAAAGCTTCACTAGGCGGCGGCGGCCGGGGTATGCGGATTGTCAGAACGAAAGAGGAGCTGAAGGAAGCCTATGATCGTGCGAAGTCAGAGGCAAAAGCGGCTTTTGGAAATGACGAAGTATACGTTGAAAAACTGATTGAAAATCCGAAACACATTGAGGTGCAGGTGATTGGTGACAATCACGGCAATATCATTCATTTATATGAGCGTGACTGCTCTGTTCAAAGGCGACATCAAAAAGTCATTGAAGTGGCGCCAAGTGTGTCTCTTACAGATCAATTGCGTGAAGACATTTGCGAAGCGGCAGTTCAGCTGGCTCGGAATGTCTCTTATATCAATGCAGGAACTGTAGAATTCCTTGTTGCAAATGGAGAGTTTTATTTTATTGAAGTCAATCCAAGAGTACAGGTAGAACACACGATCACTGAAATGATCACTGGTGTCGATATCGTTCAAACCCAAATTCTTGTCGCGAAAGGTCATGACCTTCACAGCAAGGAAGTTGGTATACCAAAGCAAGAAGATATTTTCACACATGGTTTTGCTATTCAATCAAGGGTTACAACAGAAGATCCTTTAAATGATTTTATGCCAGACACAGGAAAAATTATGGCCTACCGTTCAGGCGGAGGATTTGGTGTACGACTTGATACAGGGAACAGCTTTCAAGGTGCAGTCATTACACCTTATTACGATTCACTATTGGTCAAGCTGTCCACATGGGCGCTCACATTTGACCAAGCTGCTGCCAAAATGGTTCGAAACTTACAGGAATTTAGAATTCGCGGGATTAAAACAAACATTCCGTTTCTTGAAAACGTGGCAAAGCATGAGAAATTTCTAAAAGGGGAATACGATACGTCGTTTATCGATTCAACGCCAGAGCTATTTAATTTCCCTAAGCAAAAAGACCGTGGAACGAAGATGCTGACTTATATTGGTAACGTGACCATTAATGGATTCCCTGGCATTGCAGAGAAAAAGAAGCCTCATTTTGACAAGCCTGTTGTACCGAAGCTTCCTCTCAAGCGAGAAATTCCATCTGGGACTAAACAATTGTTAGATGCCCATGGACCTGAGGGCCTAGCCAATTGGGTAAAAGAACAAAAGAACGTTCTTCTAACAGATACAACCTTTAGGGATGCGCATCAGTCGTTGCTTGCGACTCGCTTGAGAACGCATGATTTAAAGAAAGTGGCCCAGCCTACAGCAGGTTTATGGCCAGAGCTGTTTAGTATGGAAATGTGGGGCGGTGCTACATTTGATGTTGCGTATCGTTTCTTGAAAGAAGATCCTTGGCAGCGATTAAAAGAGCTTCGCCAAGAAGTGCCAAACACGTTGTTCCAAATGCTTTTAAGATCATCAAACGCTGTTGGATATACAAACTATGCGGATAATGTGATTAAAGCATTTGTAAAAGAATCTGCCGAGGCAGGCATTGACGTGTTCCGTATTTTCGATAGCTTAAACTGGGTGAAAGGCATGACTCTTGCCATTGATTCTGTTCGTGAATCAGGCAAAGTGGCAGAGGCAGCTATTTGTTATACAGGGGACATTCTCGATCCATCTCGTCCGAAATATGATCTTAAGTACTATGTATCTCTTGCGAAAGAGCTTGAATCTGCCGGAGCGCATATTTTAGGTATTAAAGATATGGCGGGATTATTAAAGCCGCAGGCAGCTTATGAGTTAGTCTCTGCTTTAAAAGACGAGCTCACAATCCCTATCCATCTTCATACACATGATACGAGTGGAAATGGACTGTTCACCTATGCAAGGGCAATTGATGCAGGTGTTGATATTGTCGATGTGGCCGTTAGTTCTATGGCAGGACTCACATCACAGCCAAGCGCAAGCTCACTGTACTATGCTTTAGATGGGCATGAAAGAAAGCCAGATATGAATGTCCAATCTGTCGAACATCTTTCTCAATACTGGGATTCTGTCAGAAAATACTATCGTGAATTCGAAAGTGGCATGAATTCACCTCATACAGAAATTTATGAGCATGAAATGCCTGGCGGACAGTATAGTAACTTGCAGCAGCAGGCGAAAGGTGTCGGACTTGGTGACCGCTGGAACGAAGTAAAAGAAATGTACAGACGTGTAAATGACATGTTTGGTGATATTGTGAAGGTGACACCTTCTTCTAAAGTAGTCGGAGATATGGCACTTTATATGGTGCAAAATGATTTAACAGAGGAAGATGTCTATGAAAAAGGAGCAACTTTAGACTTCCCGGATTCTGTTGTGGAACTATTTAAAGGATATTTAGGTCAGCCGCATGGCGGATTCCCTGAAAAATTGCAAAAGCTCATTTTAAAAGGAGAAGAACCGCTTACTGTCAGACCTGGTGAGAAGCTGAAGCTAGTTGATTTTGAAGCTATTCAGCAGCAGTTCAAAGAATCTCATGACCTGACGCTGACAGAGCAAGATGCGATTGCGTATGCCTTATACCCGAAAGTCTTTTCAGAATTTGTCCAAACAGCTGAAAGCTACGGGGACATCTCGGTTCTTGACACACCAACATTTTTCTATGGGATGAGGCTTGGTGAAGAAATCGAGGTAGAAATCGAAAAAGGAAAAACACTCATTGTGAAACTCGTGTCAATTGGAGAACCGAATCCAGACGCGACAAGAGTTCTTTATTTTGAGCTAAATGGACAGCCGCGTGAAGTCGTGATTAAGGATGAAAGCATCAAATCATCCGTTCAAGAAAAAATGAAGGCGGACCGCTCAAATCCAAATCACATTGCCGCTTCAATGCCAGGCACTGTCATCAAAGTGCTCGTGGAAAAAGGGCAGAAAATCTCGCAAGGTGAGCATTTGATGATCAATGAAGCCATGAAAATGGAGACGACTGTACAAGCCCCATTCACTGCGGTTGTAGATGAAATACATGTGACAAATGGAGAACCGATTCAAACCGGAGATCTGCTCATTGTGTTAAAGCCCGAATAA
- the ftsW gene encoding putative lipid II flippase FtsW — MLKRMLKSYDYSLLFAIILISAFGLVMVYSSSMITSVIRYDAAPDNFFKKQLLFMIVGAVILLFTALVPYQLFSNKKFQIGMLLLSVFSLIYVYFGGHIAGNARSWIKVGPFSLQPAEFVKIVVIIYLAAVYAKKQHYIDHILRGVTPPIVIVSILCGFIILQPDYGTAFIIGMIALAMILCSGFSGKTLAKLLALFSAVMVVVTPFIILFWDKIFTQNRLGRFESFQDPFKDAGATGHQLINSYYAIGSGGFFGLGLGESVQKYGYLPEPHTDFIMAIISEELGFFGVFFVLALLGFIVVKGFYIARKCEDPFGSLLAIGISSMIAIQTCINLGGVSGLIPITGVTLPFISYGGSSIILLSGCMGILLNISMFTEYKERYKKKKSMSKPLVQKNGMQKTLNL, encoded by the coding sequence ATGTTAAAGAGAATGCTAAAATCGTATGACTACTCATTATTGTTCGCCATTATTTTAATTAGCGCATTCGGTTTGGTCATGGTGTATAGCTCAAGTATGATTACATCTGTGATTAGATACGATGCTGCACCAGATAATTTTTTTAAGAAACAGCTTTTATTTATGATCGTTGGAGCGGTCATTTTGCTCTTTACGGCACTCGTTCCATATCAGTTGTTTTCAAATAAGAAATTTCAAATCGGTATGCTGCTGCTATCCGTTTTTTCCCTCATCTATGTGTACTTTGGCGGTCATATTGCAGGGAACGCAAGAAGCTGGATTAAAGTAGGTCCATTCAGTCTTCAGCCAGCGGAATTTGTGAAGATTGTCGTCATTATTTATCTTGCTGCTGTGTATGCAAAAAAGCAGCATTATATTGATCATATTTTACGAGGAGTCACACCTCCAATCGTGATTGTCTCGATCTTATGCGGATTTATCATTTTGCAGCCAGACTATGGGACAGCCTTTATCATTGGCATGATTGCGCTTGCGATGATTTTATGTTCAGGGTTTAGCGGGAAAACACTTGCGAAGCTGCTGGCGCTATTTAGTGCCGTGATGGTCGTCGTGACCCCATTTATTATTCTTTTTTGGGATAAAATTTTCACGCAAAATCGTCTTGGGCGTTTTGAGAGTTTCCAAGATCCTTTTAAAGATGCAGGGGCTACGGGACACCAATTGATTAATTCCTATTACGCCATTGGATCAGGTGGTTTTTTTGGACTTGGATTAGGAGAAAGCGTTCAAAAGTACGGATATCTTCCAGAGCCACACACAGATTTTATCATGGCAATCATTTCAGAAGAGCTTGGCTTTTTCGGTGTATTTTTTGTACTCGCTCTCCTTGGCTTCATCGTCGTGAAAGGTTTTTATATTGCAAGAAAGTGTGAAGATCCATTTGGAAGTTTGCTTGCAATAGGAATTTCCTCCATGATTGCCATCCAAACATGCATTAATTTAGGCGGTGTTTCAGGTCTGATTCCGATTACTGGGGTCACGCTTCCGTTTATTAGCTACGGGGGATCGTCTATTATTTTACTGAGTGGTTGTATGGGAATATTGCTGAATATCAGCATGTTTACTGAATATAAAGAGCGTTACAAAAAGAAAAAATCAATGAGCAAACCATTAGTTCAAAAAAATGGAATGCAGAAAACTTTGAATCTTTAG
- a CDS encoding YlaN family protein produces the protein MASEILVDHRQKALALLKLDADKILKLIQVQMDNLTMPQCPLYEEVLDTQMFGLSREIDFAVRLGLVDQHEGKKLLDKLERELSALHDAFTKK, from the coding sequence TTGGCGTCAGAAATTTTAGTCGATCATCGGCAAAAAGCACTGGCTTTATTAAAATTGGATGCAGATAAAATTTTAAAATTGATCCAAGTGCAAATGGACAACTTAACGATGCCGCAATGTCCTCTTTATGAAGAGGTTTTAGATACTCAAATGTTCGGATTATCGAGAGAAATTGATTTCGCTGTCCGGCTTGGATTAGTTGATCAACATGAAGGTAAGAAACTACTCGATAAACTTGAGAGAGAGCTTTCCGCACTTCATGATGCGTTCACAAAAAAATAA
- the glsA gene encoding glutaminase A, whose product MACRDNEELQRFVEEAKKVAKDGQVASYIPALGKADQTDLSVAVYHVSNTCHSAGDVDKRFTLQSISKVLALALVLSEEGPKKVFQFVGQEPTGDPFNSMIKLETASPNKPLNPMINAGALAVTSLIRGATPEAQLGRLLSFIRELANDKSITYCKETAASEFETSMINRAMCYYMKQYHIIRGNVEEVMDVYTKQCAIMMNSLDLAKIACVFSLDGRHPETGKQILSKDVARICKTFMVTCGMYNASGEFAINIGIPAKSGVSGGIMGAAPYDFGIGIFGPALDEKGNSIAGIKLLELMSEKYEMSIF is encoded by the coding sequence ATGGCATGTCGCGACAATGAAGAGCTTCAGCGATTTGTAGAAGAAGCAAAAAAAGTGGCCAAAGATGGTCAAGTAGCATCCTATATTCCTGCTCTCGGCAAAGCGGATCAGACGGATTTATCTGTGGCTGTGTATCATGTAAGTAATACGTGCCACTCCGCTGGAGATGTAGATAAACGATTTACGCTTCAAAGTATTTCAAAAGTATTAGCACTGGCGCTTGTGCTCTCAGAAGAAGGGCCAAAAAAAGTTTTTCAATTTGTTGGACAAGAACCAACAGGAGACCCGTTTAATTCAATGATCAAACTGGAAACAGCCAGCCCGAATAAACCGCTGAATCCAATGATTAATGCAGGGGCGCTCGCCGTCACAAGTTTAATCAGGGGAGCGACCCCAGAAGCTCAGCTGGGCCGGTTGCTTAGCTTTATTAGAGAGCTTGCAAATGACAAAAGCATTACATACTGCAAGGAAACCGCTGCGTCCGAATTTGAGACATCGATGATTAACCGGGCGATGTGCTATTATATGAAGCAATATCATATTATTAGAGGGAACGTAGAAGAAGTCATGGACGTCTATACGAAACAATGTGCCATCATGATGAACAGCTTGGATTTGGCGAAAATTGCTTGTGTTTTTTCATTAGACGGCAGGCATCCAGAAACGGGAAAGCAAATTCTTTCGAAAGATGTCGCTAGAATTTGTAAAACCTTTATGGTGACGTGCGGCATGTACAATGCGAGCGGAGAATTTGCCATTAACATCGGAATTCCTGCAAAAAGCGGTGTCTCAGGTGGGATTATGGGAGCTGCACCATATGATTTTGGAATCGGTATCTTCGGTCCGGCTCTGGATGAAAAAGGGAATAGTATTGCTGGGATTAAGCTGCTTGAGCTGATGAGTGAAAAATACGAGATGAGTATCTTTTAA
- a CDS encoding peptidyl-prolyl cis-trans isomerase, translating to MSIIQIKGNVQYKITIDPSVWIFDDRKFLMDSFFENAASEEKQLDQELDQERVIREGQTLPPTLKTEKKYEKERLVTGSFGMKLGDMLKNAEPLEHADTCEFVTETGTIAVPLSQAMESIAHFSQHGKPITEEGPIHVYFADQSNLTQPIKGVKELIIT from the coding sequence ATGAGCATCATTCAAATCAAGGGGAACGTACAGTACAAGATCACCATTGATCCAAGTGTATGGATTTTTGATGACCGCAAATTTTTAATGGATTCTTTTTTTGAAAATGCAGCAAGTGAAGAGAAGCAGCTAGATCAGGAGCTTGACCAAGAGCGGGTGATAAGAGAAGGTCAAACACTTCCACCTACGTTAAAAACAGAGAAAAAGTACGAGAAGGAAAGACTCGTCACTGGCAGCTTCGGTATGAAGCTTGGCGATATGCTAAAAAATGCTGAGCCGCTTGAACATGCGGATACATGCGAATTTGTCACAGAAACTGGTACAATTGCTGTCCCTCTTTCTCAGGCAATGGAAAGCATTGCTCATTTCAGCCAACATGGTAAGCCAATCACAGAAGAAGGACCGATCCATGTCTATTTCGCGGATCAGTCCAACCTCACTCAGCCGATAAAAGGTGTCAAAGAGCTGATCATTACATAA
- a CDS encoding PhoH family protein, which translates to MSKIYVLDTNVLLQDPNSIFSFEDNEVVIPAVVLEEVDSKKRYMDEVGQNARRVSRLIDGLRSKGKLHEKITLESKGTLRIELNHRSFHELQEIFIEKTNDNRILAVAKNLSLEEETKPHGRPVILVSKDVLVRVKADAIGLQAEDFLSDRVLQNEDIDNGYHELYIPTEQLNTFYKQNQLPIKEVTSAPFNPHQFVIMKGNEGGSALGMLDQKAEHVKRLVYDQEHIWGIRPKNVQQTMALELLLRRDIPLVTLIGKAGTGKTLLALAAGLMQTEDLGMFKKLIVARSIVPVGKDIGYLPGEKEEKLRPWMQPIYDNLEFLFNTKKPGELDAILAGIGSIQVEALTYIRGRSIPDQFIIIDEAQNLTKHEVKTLLTRVGEGSKIVLMGDPEQIDHPYLDSLNNGLTYVIERFKGQQISGHVKLVKGERSGLAQLAADLL; encoded by the coding sequence CTGAGTAAAATTTATGTATTAGACACAAATGTGTTATTACAGGATCCGAATTCAATCTTTTCATTTGAAGACAACGAAGTCGTCATACCAGCCGTTGTGTTAGAAGAAGTAGACTCAAAAAAGAGATATATGGACGAGGTTGGACAAAATGCCCGGCGCGTCTCACGCCTAATCGACGGTTTAAGATCGAAAGGGAAACTGCATGAAAAAATTACACTAGAGTCAAAAGGGACACTGCGCATTGAACTGAATCACCGCTCTTTTCATGAGCTTCAAGAAATTTTTATTGAAAAAACGAATGATAATCGAATATTGGCAGTCGCGAAAAATTTAAGCTTAGAGGAAGAAACAAAGCCTCATGGACGGCCTGTTATTTTGGTCAGCAAGGATGTGCTAGTACGGGTAAAGGCGGACGCTATAGGGCTTCAAGCAGAAGACTTCTTAAGTGACCGTGTATTGCAAAATGAAGACATCGATAATGGCTATCATGAGCTCTACATTCCGACTGAGCAATTGAATACATTTTATAAGCAAAATCAATTACCAATAAAAGAGGTCACAAGTGCACCATTCAACCCTCATCAATTTGTCATCATGAAGGGAAATGAAGGCGGTTCTGCTTTAGGAATGCTTGATCAAAAGGCAGAGCATGTTAAACGTCTCGTTTATGATCAAGAGCATATTTGGGGAATCCGTCCAAAGAATGTCCAGCAGACGATGGCACTCGAGTTGCTTTTGCGTCGTGACATTCCGCTCGTGACACTGATTGGAAAAGCAGGGACTGGTAAAACATTGCTTGCACTTGCTGCCGGGTTAATGCAGACAGAGGACCTCGGTATGTTTAAAAAGTTAATTGTGGCGCGCTCCATCGTGCCTGTTGGGAAAGATATAGGGTACTTGCCAGGAGAAAAGGAAGAAAAGCTCAGACCATGGATGCAGCCGATCTATGACAACCTAGAGTTTTTATTTAATACAAAAAAGCCGGGTGAGCTTGATGCGATTTTGGCGGGAATTGGATCTATTCAAGTCGAAGCATTGACGTATATTCGGGGAAGAAGCATCCCTGATCAATTTATTATCATTGATGAGGCGCAGAATTTAACAAAGCACGAGGTGAAAACATTATTAACGCGAGTCGGAGAGGGAAGTAAAATTGTGCTGATGGGAGATCCAGAGCAGATTGATCACCCTTATTTAGACAGTTTAAATAATGGGCTTACGTATGTCATCGAGCGGTTCAAAGGGCAGCAAATATCTGGACATGTCAAGCTTGTCAAAGGAGAAAGGTCTGGACTTGCACAGCTTGCCGCTGATTTGCTATAG
- a CDS encoding YhcN/YlaJ family sporulation lipoprotein — translation MRLFLTLFMVQAIMLLGACQQQEKSEALDKQDGRQHVVRVSDSTKKKTNQARSSTDVAQHLVKVTEHVADVNDATAVVIGRYAVVGIDVKDDLDRSKVETIKYSVAKALKNDPEGANAVVVADPDTVSRLKEMGKEIQAGRPVSGIMDELAAIVGRVMPEMPRNEIDRRETDPTNEPNDQLKQNDQKRLDEHQNDQSNHHMNQKK, via the coding sequence ATGCGACTATTTTTGACATTATTCATGGTTCAAGCCATCATGCTGTTAGGCGCTTGCCAGCAGCAGGAAAAGAGTGAGGCACTGGACAAGCAAGATGGACGCCAGCACGTAGTAAGAGTGTCAGATTCCACTAAGAAAAAGACCAATCAAGCTAGGTCATCCACAGATGTCGCGCAGCATCTTGTCAAAGTAACAGAGCACGTAGCAGATGTTAATGATGCAACGGCAGTCGTCATCGGCCGCTATGCCGTTGTTGGTATTGATGTAAAAGATGATTTAGATAGAAGCAAAGTAGAAACCATTAAATATTCAGTTGCAAAAGCGCTGAAAAATGATCCAGAAGGTGCGAATGCTGTTGTGGTCGCTGATCCAGATACAGTCAGCCGGTTAAAAGAAATGGGTAAAGAAATACAAGCAGGCCGCCCTGTCAGTGGGATTATGGATGAACTAGCCGCCATTGTCGGCCGCGTAATGCCAGAGATGCCAAGAAATGAAATTGATCGCCGCGAAACAGATCCTACAAATGAACCGAATGATCAGCTCAAACAAAATGATCAAAAGAGGTTAGACGAACATCAAAACGATCAATCAAACCATCATATGAATCAGAAGAAATAA
- a CDS encoding YlaI family protein: MRVKCSLCEKLETIDDDTLVAKRLRNRPIHTYMCDDCQERIKVKTEARIKTGRFSLYQDPATKENKKKKGKKEQKT, from the coding sequence ATGAGAGTGAAGTGCTCATTATGTGAGAAGCTTGAAACCATTGATGATGATACACTCGTTGCTAAACGGTTAAGAAATCGACCGATTCATACATATATGTGCGATGACTGTCAGGAACGTATTAAAGTAAAGACAGAAGCACGCATCAAGACTGGCAGATTCTCTCTTTATCAAGATCCTGCGACAAAAGAGAATAAGAAGAAAAAAGGAAAAAAAGAACAAAAGACGTAA
- a CDS encoding YlaH-like family protein, producing MLFRVDENPQTGMWLLYGTILVLAIIVFKLGFARRLPILKALVIYLFLIFGCTFLTFLGIFLPVAEGLVVAAAILIIYKIRLHRAKKEGTVNT from the coding sequence ATGCTGTTTCGTGTCGATGAAAATCCGCAAACAGGGATGTGGCTCCTATATGGCACCATCCTTGTTTTAGCGATTATTGTTTTTAAGCTCGGCTTTGCTAGACGTTTACCGATTTTAAAAGCACTCGTGATTTACTTGTTTTTGATTTTTGGTTGCACGTTTCTCACATTTCTAGGAATCTTCCTGCCGGTAGCGGAAGGGCTAGTCGTGGCAGCTGCCATTTTGATTATTTATAAAATCAGGCTGCATCGTGCGAAAAAAGAAGGAACAGTGAATACGTAA
- the typA gene encoding translational GTPase TypA: MKLRKDLRNIAIIAHVDHGKTTLVDQLLHQAGTFRANENIAERAMDSNDLERERGITILAKNTAIHYKDTRINILDTPGHADFGGEVERIMKMVDGVLLVVDAYEGCMPQTRFVLKKALEQNLTPIVVVNKIDRDFARPAEVVDEVIDLFIELDATEEQLEFPVVYASAINGTASNDASKQDENMESLFEAIVNHIPCPVDNHEEPLQFQVALLDYNDYVGRIGIGRVFRGTMQVGQQVALMKVDGSVKQFRVTKIFGFQGLKRVEINEAKAGDLVAVSGMEDINVGETVCPVEHQEALPILRIDEPTLQMTFVVNNSPFAGREGKYVTSRKIEERLEQQLQTDVSLRVDPTDSPDAWVVSGRGELHLSILIENMRREGFELQVSKPEVIVKEVDGVRCEPVERVQIDVPEEHTGSIMESMGARKGEMIDMINNGNGQVRLIFTVPSRGLIGYTTEFLSLTRGFGILNHTFDSYQPMQSGQVGGRRQGVLVSMETGKATAYGIQGVEERGVIFVEPGVEVYQGMIVGEHNRENDLVVNVSRMKQQTNVRSATKDQTVSMKKPRIMSLEESLEYLNEDEYCEVTPESIRLRKKILDKNEREKAAKKKKLAGLS; encoded by the coding sequence GTGAAACTTCGAAAAGATCTTCGCAACATCGCAATTATTGCCCACGTTGACCATGGTAAAACGACGCTTGTTGACCAATTGCTCCATCAAGCTGGTACTTTCCGTGCGAATGAAAATATCGCTGAGAGAGCCATGGATTCAAATGATTTAGAGCGAGAGCGCGGTATTACGATTTTAGCTAAAAATACTGCGATCCATTATAAAGATACACGCATTAATATTTTAGATACACCAGGACACGCCGATTTCGGTGGTGAGGTTGAGCGTATCATGAAAATGGTAGATGGTGTACTTCTCGTTGTGGATGCTTATGAAGGCTGTATGCCTCAAACACGCTTTGTGCTGAAAAAGGCACTTGAGCAAAACTTAACACCAATTGTTGTTGTCAATAAAATTGACCGCGACTTTGCTCGTCCGGCTGAAGTAGTCGATGAAGTAATTGACTTGTTCATTGAATTGGATGCGACAGAAGAACAGCTTGAATTCCCAGTTGTCTATGCATCAGCAATCAATGGTACAGCAAGTAACGATGCAAGCAAGCAAGATGAAAACATGGAATCTTTGTTTGAAGCCATTGTTAACCATATCCCTTGCCCAGTTGATAACCATGAAGAGCCGCTTCAATTCCAAGTGGCGCTACTTGATTACAATGATTATGTTGGAAGAATTGGGATCGGTCGTGTATTTAGAGGAACAATGCAAGTAGGACAGCAAGTAGCCTTAATGAAAGTGGACGGCAGTGTGAAACAATTCCGTGTGACGAAGATTTTTGGTTTCCAAGGGTTAAAACGAGTGGAAATCAACGAAGCGAAAGCAGGAGATCTTGTTGCAGTATCTGGAATGGAAGACATTAACGTAGGTGAAACGGTTTGTCCTGTTGAACACCAAGAGGCTCTGCCAATCCTTCGTATTGATGAGCCAACTCTTCAAATGACGTTTGTTGTGAACAACAGCCCATTTGCAGGCCGTGAAGGAAAATATGTAACATCACGTAAAATTGAAGAGCGCCTAGAGCAGCAGCTTCAAACAGACGTTAGTCTTCGTGTTGATCCAACTGATTCGCCTGATGCTTGGGTTGTATCTGGACGCGGAGAGCTTCACTTATCCATTCTTATTGAGAATATGAGACGTGAAGGATTTGAATTACAAGTATCGAAGCCAGAAGTTATTGTAAAAGAAGTTGACGGTGTTCGATGTGAGCCTGTTGAACGCGTTCAAATTGATGTACCAGAAGAGCACACTGGCTCTATCATGGAATCAATGGGCGCACGAAAAGGTGAAATGATTGACATGATCAATAATGGTAATGGTCAAGTTCGCCTGATCTTTACAGTGCCATCACGTGGTTTAATCGGATATACAACTGAATTTCTTTCATTAACTCGTGGTTTTGGTATTTTGAACCATACGTTTGACAGCTACCAGCCAATGCAATCTGGTCAAGTCGGCGGACGTCGTCAAGGTGTACTTGTTTCAATGGAAACAGGTAAAGCGACTGCTTACGGAATCCAAGGCGTTGAAGAGCGCGGTGTGATTTTTGTTGAGCCGGGTGTTGAAGTATACCAAGGAATGATTGTTGGTGAGCATAACCGTGAGAACGATCTTGTTGTCAACGTAAGTCGTATGAAACAACAAACAAACGTGCGTTCAGCGACGAAAGATCAAACGGTGAGCATGAAAAAACCACGTATTATGTCACTTGAGGAATCTCTTGAGTACTTGAATGAGGACGAATACTGTGAGGTTACACCTGAATCAATTCGTTTAAGAAAGAAAATTTTAGATAAAAACGAACGTGAGAAAGCAGCGAAGAAGAAAAAGCTAGCAGGATTATCGTAA